A window from Ostrinia nubilalis chromosome 13, ilOstNubi1.1, whole genome shotgun sequence encodes these proteins:
- the LOC135077458 gene encoding protein extra-macrochaetae translates to MKAITAVCATGASVPAIASGRVERHRDMENAEIQMYLSKLQDLVPFMPKHRKISKLEVIQHVIDYICDLQSALENHPAVGQFDAEGALAASPPLALAPTERRRRRPLSQRAAPNTILRNTTSSQEHRHHTTPEKQNQPDRPSC, encoded by the coding sequence ATGAAAGCGATAACAGCAGTGTGCGCGACCGGCGCCTCGGTCCCGGCCATCGCCAGCGGCCGAGTGGAGCGGCACCGGGACATGGAGAACGCGGAGATCCAGATGTACCTGTCGAAGCTGCAGGACTTGGTACCGTTCATGCCGAAGCACCGGAAGATCTCGAAGCTGGAGGTGATCCAGCACGTGATCGACTACATCTGCGACCTGCAGTCGGCGCTGGAGAACCACCCGGCAGTGGGCCAGTTCGACGCGGAGGGCGCGCTGGCGGCGTCGCCGCCGCTGGCGCTGGCGCCCACGGAGCGCCGCCGGCGCCGGCCGCTCAGCCAGCGCGCGGCGCCCAACACCATCCTCCGCAACACAACCTCCAGCCAGGAACACAGACATCACACG